In Phormidium ambiguum IAM M-71, the following proteins share a genomic window:
- a CDS encoding NfeD family protein — MNINMLLDDLLKSLVATSNYSLPTTEYDSLMATVALSFTISPSLLWLLFGAALCLVEFVLPTAYTAVIMGVAAMIVALVTPLIPSPILQVIFWLLLSGALFFLFRRFAPKRKTPAIRDAVEAQTISEIMPGQTGRVLYEGNSWRARCSDETKAIAPNQKVYVIGREGTTLIVLPDNL; from the coding sequence ATGAATATCAATATGCTTTTGGATGATTTATTAAAGAGTTTAGTTGCCACCAGCAACTATTCACTACCCACTACTGAGTATGATTCATTGATGGCAACAGTAGCTTTATCTTTTACCATCAGTCCCAGCTTACTTTGGTTATTATTTGGGGCAGCACTGTGTTTGGTGGAATTCGTTTTACCCACAGCTTATACGGCGGTGATTATGGGAGTTGCAGCTATGATAGTAGCGTTAGTGACACCATTGATACCGTCGCCTATTTTACAAGTAATTTTCTGGTTGCTGCTTTCGGGGGCGTTATTTTTTCTTTTCCGTCGTTTTGCACCAAAACGGAAAACCCCAGCAATTAGGGATGCGGTAGAAGCACAAACAATCAGTGAAATTATGCCGGGACAAACAGGAAGAGTTTTATATGAAGGGAATTCGTGGCGGGCGCGTTGTAGTGATGAAACAAAAGCGATCGCACCTAATCAAAAAGTTTACGTGATCGGTAGGGAAGGCACAACTTTAATTGTTTTACCCGATAACTTGTAA
- a CDS encoding SPFH domain-containing protein: protein MESFFAVIIFLVLGGSAVSSTVKVINQGNEALVESWGRYNGKKLQPGLNFVVPVVDRIVYKETIREKVLDIPPQQCITRDNVSITADAVVYWRILDLEKAYYKVENLHSAMVNLVLTQIRSEMGKLELDETFTARSQINEILLRELDDATDPWGVKVTRVELRDIVPSKAVQDSMELQMSAERKKRAAILTSEGERESAINSARGRAEAQVLDAEARQKAVILDAEAQQKTIVLKAQAERQQQVLKAQATAEALQIISKILQNDPNAKEALQYLIAQNYLDMGTKIGSSDSSKVMFMDPRSIPASLEGMKAIVGNTNNGEIKQI, encoded by the coding sequence ATGGAATCATTTTTTGCTGTAATCATATTTTTAGTGTTGGGCGGTTCGGCAGTTTCTAGTACAGTTAAAGTCATCAACCAAGGTAATGAAGCTTTAGTAGAATCTTGGGGTAGATACAATGGAAAAAAATTACAACCTGGGTTAAATTTTGTGGTTCCCGTTGTCGATCGCATTGTTTATAAAGAAACAATTCGAGAAAAAGTTTTAGACATTCCTCCCCAACAATGTATTACCCGCGATAACGTATCAATTACTGCGGATGCTGTAGTGTATTGGCGAATTTTAGATTTAGAGAAAGCTTACTACAAAGTTGAAAATCTTCATTCAGCAATGGTGAATTTAGTGCTGACGCAAATTCGATCGGAAATGGGCAAATTAGAATTAGATGAAACTTTTACAGCCCGATCGCAAATTAATGAAATCCTCCTCAGAGAATTAGACGATGCTACCGATCCTTGGGGTGTTAAAGTAACGCGGGTAGAACTTAGAGATATCGTTCCATCAAAAGCAGTTCAAGATTCAATGGAATTACAAATGTCTGCGGAACGGAAGAAACGGGCAGCAATTCTGACTTCTGAAGGAGAAAGAGAATCTGCAATTAATTCTGCCAGAGGTAGAGCCGAAGCGCAAGTTTTAGATGCAGAAGCACGCCAAAAAGCAGTTATCTTAGATGCAGAAGCGCAACAAAAAACTATTGTTTTAAAAGCCCAAGCTGAACGTCAGCAACAAGTTTTAAAAGCCCAAGCTACAGCAGAAGCTTTGCAAATTATCAGCAAGATTTTGCAAAACGATCCAAATGCTAAAGAGGCTTTACAATATTTGATTGCTCAAAATTATTTAGATATGGGAACAAAAATTGGTAGCAGCGATAGCAGCAAGGTAATGTTTATGGACCCCCGCAGTATTCCTGCTTCTTTAGAAGGAATGAAAGCAATTGTGGGAAATACAAATAATGGGGAAATAAAGCAAATTTAA
- a CDS encoding O-linked N-acetylglucosamine transferase, SPINDLY family protein, giving the protein MTLPAASWQQQAEQYFFKGDYTQAANLYEQAIANEPENLSHYWYLGLMLLLQEKEAEAQMTWMCGMELVEEEKIPEVTAQLSQILQTEAERREAIADDRTAWLIRQYIREVNSLDINNLLQLILLAIKLETFTGEELKDFGVIEVLRTAETINIDFSLLMQVLQELLATDSLNPLTLEFAAACLPYVKEPYIFIDILVINSVKIAYSQQKPYVAARLLELALNLDKKNPEVLIQLTSFYQDAGEYAKGIETAKLCYSLLAELPEKIFTNHLMIRGLMMAAGKYWLEADTAFKQHETLLNSLFNQPDLHLDPTTVVRLFSATYFLPYFRDDLKNNRHLQNQVAQICQLNIQNNYPQQTAKYAQIKSVTSPSETTRVLKIGYLSHCLKRHSVGWISRWLLKYHDRSRFQVHAYLINAQQRQDPLQEWYISQVDKAYKFGLEATEIAEQIYQDEIDILIDLDSITLDVISEITSLKPAPIQVTWLGWDASGIPAIDYFIVDRYVLPETAQQYYSETLWKLPETYLAVDGFEVGVPTLRRDSLEIPLDAVVYFSSQMGFKRHPDTVRLQMQILKQVPNSYFLIKGSADQASIKEFFIEIAETEGISSDRLRFLPDVAFEEIHRANLGIADIVLDTYPYNGATTTLETLWMGIPLVTKVGEQFASRNSYTMMMNVGVTEGIAWTDEEYVEWGIRLGKDTVLRQEIARKLKQSRQSSPLWNGKKFARDMETAYQQMWAKYIQKY; this is encoded by the coding sequence ATGACTTTACCCGCAGCCAGTTGGCAACAGCAAGCAGAGCAATATTTTTTCAAAGGCGATTATACTCAAGCAGCTAACCTTTATGAACAAGCGATCGCTAATGAACCAGAAAATCTTTCTCACTATTGGTACTTAGGTTTAATGTTGCTGTTGCAGGAAAAAGAAGCCGAAGCACAAATGACTTGGATGTGCGGAATGGAATTAGTTGAAGAGGAAAAAATTCCTGAAGTTACAGCACAGTTAAGCCAAATTTTACAAACAGAAGCCGAAAGACGAGAAGCTATAGCAGACGATCGCACTGCTTGGTTAATTCGTCAGTATATTCGAGAAGTTAATTCACTAGATATTAATAATTTATTGCAGTTAATTTTATTAGCTATTAAATTAGAAACTTTTACCGGAGAAGAGTTAAAAGATTTTGGTGTTATTGAAGTTTTACGTACAGCAGAAACAATTAATATAGATTTTTCCTTATTAATGCAAGTTTTACAAGAATTATTAGCCACAGATTCTTTAAATCCTTTAACTTTGGAATTTGCCGCAGCTTGCCTCCCTTATGTAAAAGAACCATACATTTTTATCGACATTTTAGTAATTAATTCCGTAAAAATTGCCTATTCACAACAAAAACCTTATGTAGCTGCACGTTTATTAGAATTAGCTTTAAATTTAGACAAGAAAAATCCTGAAGTATTAATTCAATTAACTAGTTTTTATCAAGATGCAGGTGAATATGCTAAAGGAATAGAAACAGCTAAACTATGCTATTCATTATTAGCGGAATTGCCAGAAAAAATCTTTACTAATCATTTAATGATTCGCGGGTTAATGATGGCTGCTGGCAAGTATTGGTTAGAAGCTGACACCGCATTTAAACAACATGAAACGTTATTAAATTCATTGTTTAATCAACCAGATTTACATCTCGATCCAACTACAGTAGTTAGGCTATTTTCTGCTACTTACTTTTTACCTTATTTTCGAGATGATTTAAAAAATAACCGCCACTTACAAAATCAAGTAGCACAAATCTGTCAATTAAATATTCAAAATAACTACCCACAACAAACAGCTAAATATGCTCAAATAAAATCTGTAACTTCACCATCGGAAACGACAAGAGTTTTAAAAATTGGTTATTTATCCCATTGTTTAAAACGGCATTCTGTGGGTTGGATTTCTCGATGGTTGTTGAAATATCACGATCGCAGTCGCTTCCAAGTTCATGCTTATTTGATTAATGCCCAACAACGTCAAGATCCTTTACAAGAATGGTACATTAGCCAGGTAGATAAAGCTTACAAATTTGGTTTAGAAGCAACAGAAATTGCCGAACAAATTTATCAAGATGAAATTGATATTCTGATTGATTTAGATAGCATAACTTTAGATGTAATTTCTGAGATTACTTCCTTAAAACCTGCACCAATTCAAGTTACTTGGTTAGGTTGGGATGCTTCAGGAATACCAGCAATTGATTACTTCATTGTCGATCGCTACGTTTTACCAGAAACAGCACAGCAATACTATAGTGAAACCTTGTGGAAATTGCCAGAAACTTATCTAGCAGTTGATGGATTTGAAGTGGGAGTTCCTACTTTACGTCGAGACAGTTTAGAAATTCCTTTAGATGCTGTAGTTTACTTCAGTTCCCAAATGGGTTTTAAACGACATCCCGATACAGTTCGCTTACAAATGCAAATTTTAAAACAAGTACCAAATAGTTATTTTTTAATTAAAGGTTCTGCCGATCAAGCATCAATTAAAGAGTTTTTTATAGAAATAGCAGAAACCGAGGGAATTAGTAGCGATCGCTTAAGATTTCTTCCCGATGTCGCCTTTGAAGAAATCCATCGCGCTAATCTTGGAATCGCTGATATAGTGTTAGATACTTACCCTTACAATGGCGCAACTACAACTTTAGAAACGCTTTGGATGGGAATTCCTTTAGTTACCAAAGTTGGCGAACAATTTGCTAGCCGCAACAGCTATACCATGATGATGAACGTAGGAGTAACCGAAGGAATTGCTTGGACAGATGAAGAATATGTAGAATGGGGAATACGCTTGGGTAAAGATACCGTATTGCGACAAGAAATTGCTAGAAAATTAAAGCAATCTCGGCAAAGTTCTCCATTATGGAATGGAAAAAAATTCGCTCGTGACATGGAGACAGCTTATCAACAAATGTGGGCAAAATATATACAAAAATATTAA
- a CDS encoding methyltransferase domain-containing protein, protein MKCKICRSETTHFAKATILEKYDIDYFKCENCGFVQTEEPYWLSEAYTNAIASSDVGLVFRNLQFSQITSNIIFSIFDDSSKFLDYGGGYGLFVRLMRDAGFDFYWYDKFCENIFAKGFATVAEEGEYELVTAFEVFEHFSNPLTEIQSILKFSRNIFFSTELLPENNPKPGEWWYYSLQDGQHIAIYTAKSLAIIAETLGLNYYTNGLNLHLITEKQIPEVLFRNLCYAPPPNNRKESLITKDYLQVTGQLKEIEESSTNKIVAPSQKKFKVIIDGVFFQSFKTGIARLWKSLLEEWVKDGFAENILVLDRGGSAPKISGINYRNIQLYNYNMASFDREALQEICDEENADIFISTYYTTPISTPSVFMAYDMIPEVLGWDLTEQTWQEKHFGLRHGTSYITISENTAKDLVKFFPDISPESVTVSYCGIDSNLSPASTDEINNFRNKYGINKPYFLLVGARTGYKNGILFFQGFAKLDNKYDFDIVCSSFDPVFEDEFRVYTSGCTVHKLQLNDRELKVAYSGAVALVFPSQYEGFGLPVLEALACGCPVITCPISSIPEVAGDAAYYVNYDDVEGMVNALTEVQKPEIRNLLIERGLTQARKFSWKKMADEVRLVLIKTSLLGLNLREVNIIIFPDWLQPEESLYSELTVVIKSMGTHISRNQMTLLIDISNISENSEIDINLFLSSIVMDLLMEEDIDVTDGLEISPVDKLDSLQWEVLLPRLHSRISLNHENEEAIAKAKAETLRLIQLDSLANIEFVSEAETN, encoded by the coding sequence ATGAAATGTAAAATTTGTCGATCGGAAACTACTCATTTTGCCAAAGCCACCATTCTAGAAAAGTATGATATCGACTACTTTAAATGTGAAAATTGCGGATTTGTCCAAACAGAAGAACCCTATTGGCTATCCGAAGCATATACTAATGCCATAGCAAGTAGTGATGTAGGTTTAGTCTTCCGAAATTTACAATTTTCTCAAATTACTAGTAACATCATCTTTTCTATTTTTGATGATTCTAGTAAATTTTTAGATTATGGAGGAGGTTATGGTTTATTTGTCCGCTTAATGCGAGATGCTGGTTTTGATTTTTATTGGTATGATAAATTCTGCGAAAACATTTTTGCTAAAGGTTTTGCAACAGTTGCAGAAGAAGGAGAATATGAACTAGTAACGGCTTTTGAAGTATTTGAACATTTTAGCAATCCCTTAACAGAAATTCAAAGTATTTTAAAATTTTCTAGGAATATATTTTTCAGTACTGAATTACTACCAGAAAATAATCCTAAGCCGGGTGAATGGTGGTATTATTCGCTGCAAGATGGACAACATATTGCTATTTATACAGCAAAGTCTTTAGCTATAATTGCTGAAACTTTAGGATTAAATTATTATACAAATGGTTTAAATTTACACTTAATTACTGAAAAGCAAATCCCGGAAGTTTTATTTAGGAATTTATGTTATGCTCCACCGCCTAACAATAGAAAAGAATCTTTAATTACTAAAGACTATTTACAAGTAACTGGTCAACTTAAGGAAATAGAAGAATCATCAACCAACAAGATTGTTGCACCGAGTCAAAAAAAATTTAAAGTAATTATTGATGGAGTATTTTTTCAGTCATTTAAAACAGGAATTGCACGGTTATGGAAATCTTTATTAGAAGAATGGGTTAAAGACGGTTTTGCTGAGAATATTTTAGTTTTAGATAGAGGAGGAAGTGCGCCAAAAATTTCGGGTATTAATTATCGAAATATTCAACTCTATAACTATAATATGGCTTCTTTCGATCGAGAAGCATTACAAGAGATATGTGATGAAGAAAACGCCGATATATTTATTTCAACGTACTATACAACACCAATTTCTACGCCATCTGTATTTATGGCTTATGACATGATTCCTGAAGTTTTAGGATGGGATCTTACTGAACAAACTTGGCAGGAGAAGCATTTTGGTTTGCGACATGGAACATCTTACATCACAATCTCAGAAAATACAGCTAAAGATTTAGTAAAATTTTTCCCAGATATATCTCCTGAATCAGTTACTGTTTCTTATTGTGGAATTGATAGCAACTTATCTCCAGCAAGTACTGATGAAATTAATAATTTTAGAAATAAGTATGGGATTAATAAACCCTACTTTTTATTAGTAGGTGCAAGAACTGGTTATAAAAATGGCATCTTATTTTTTCAAGGATTTGCCAAACTTGATAATAAGTATGATTTTGATATTGTTTGTTCAAGTTTCGATCCAGTATTTGAAGATGAATTTCGAGTCTATACTTCTGGTTGCACAGTGCACAAATTACAATTGAACGATCGGGAATTAAAAGTAGCTTATTCAGGTGCAGTTGCCTTAGTTTTTCCGTCTCAATATGAAGGATTTGGTTTACCTGTTTTAGAAGCACTTGCTTGTGGTTGCCCAGTAATTACTTGTCCGATTTCTTCAATTCCTGAAGTAGCAGGAGATGCAGCATACTACGTAAATTATGATGATGTAGAGGGAATGGTAAATGCTTTAACTGAGGTGCAAAAACCTGAAATTCGTAACTTATTAATTGAACGTGGGTTAACCCAAGCAAGAAAATTTTCTTGGAAAAAAATGGCTGATGAAGTACGTTTAGTTTTAATAAAAACAAGTTTATTAGGCTTAAATTTAAGGGAAGTAAATATTATAATTTTTCCTGATTGGTTGCAGCCAGAAGAGTCGTTATATTCGGAATTAACAGTAGTAATTAAAAGTATGGGAACTCATATTTCCAGAAACCAAATGACTCTACTAATCGACATTAGCAATATTTCAGAAAATTCGGAAATAGATATCAACCTATTTTTATCTAGTATTGTTATGGACTTGTTAATGGAAGAAGATATAGATGTTACTGATGGATTAGAAATTTCACCTGTGGATAAGTTAGATTCTTTGCAATGGGAAGTTTTGTTACCGCGCCTTCACTCTCGAATTAGCTTGAATCATGAAAATGAAGAAGCGATCGCCAAAGCAAAAGCAGAAACTCTACGTTTAATTCAATTAGACAGTCTTGCTAATATAGAATTTGTTTCAGAGGCTGAAACAAACTAA
- a CDS encoding tetratricopeptide repeat protein: MSTKFQMKFTSSLVTSAVAVLCVLALIGLQLPQLNQLISKSKTAPIEELKREVATEKLRLDLLQKIPSLGFNNLIANWTLLSFLQYFGDDPARDRTGYELSPEYFKTIIDRDPHFIQAYLFLSTSVSLFAGEPEKAIALMEKGIQSLTPEQPRAYYAWRYKGTDELLFLGDTKKAEKSFTKAAEWASEFADEESQNIAARSRQTAEFLATDPDVKVAQESAWAMVLVNALNANDERTRKRVIERIESQGGKVTITPQGAVSIQLPKTNSN; encoded by the coding sequence ATGTCCACCAAATTTCAAATGAAATTCACTTCTTCGTTGGTAACTTCCGCAGTTGCGGTGCTTTGCGTGTTGGCACTCATAGGACTACAATTACCGCAATTGAACCAATTGATTAGTAAATCAAAAACTGCTCCGATCGAAGAATTAAAAAGAGAGGTAGCAACAGAAAAATTGCGCCTTGACTTGCTCCAAAAAATACCTTCTTTGGGATTTAATAATTTAATAGCTAATTGGACATTATTAAGTTTTCTGCAATACTTTGGTGACGATCCTGCCCGCGATCGTACAGGATATGAATTAAGCCCTGAATACTTCAAAACTATCATAGACCGAGATCCTCACTTTATCCAAGCATATCTCTTTCTCTCTACCAGTGTTTCTTTATTCGCAGGAGAACCAGAAAAAGCGATCGCCTTAATGGAAAAAGGCATCCAGTCATTAACTCCTGAACAACCAAGAGCTTATTATGCTTGGCGTTACAAAGGAACAGACGAATTATTATTTTTAGGAGACACTAAAAAAGCCGAAAAATCTTTTACAAAAGCAGCAGAATGGGCTAGTGAATTTGCTGATGAAGAAAGTCAAAATATAGCCGCTCGCTCTCGGCAAACAGCAGAATTTTTAGCTACCGATCCTGATGTGAAAGTAGCGCAAGAAAGTGCTTGGGCAATGGTATTAGTAAATGCCTTAAATGCTAATGACGAACGCACTCGTAAAAGAGTAATAGAAAGAATTGAATCCCAAGGGGGAAAGGTAACTATTACACCACAAGGAGCCGTAAGTATACAATTACCTAAAACTAATTCTAACTAA
- a CDS encoding MORN repeat-containing protein: MFSPIQKLGIVVLATSSLGIITNMMKPMPSFGQVVIKFADGTYCEGAFQGNRLNGRGVCVYKDKGSYRGQFRDGQPNGIGVFIFKEGDRYQGQFVSGQPNGKGEFIFGDDNRYQGEFRNGQPNGTGSFIFTNGDRYQGQFRNGQFHGTGVFSYANGDRYQGRFVNGQILGGGVFTSQEGTRCQGEFFNNNLDGRGVCVDNKGNRYRGEFRNALPHGRGNIVFADGRSFTGQFRNGEPLR; encoded by the coding sequence ATGTTTAGCCCTATTCAGAAGTTAGGAATCGTAGTATTAGCGACTTCTAGTTTGGGAATCATTACTAATATGATGAAACCCATGCCTTCGTTTGGTCAAGTGGTGATTAAATTTGCAGATGGAACTTACTGTGAAGGAGCATTTCAAGGTAATAGGCTCAATGGTAGGGGAGTTTGTGTTTATAAGGATAAAGGTTCTTACAGAGGACAGTTTCGGGATGGTCAACCGAATGGAATAGGTGTATTTATATTCAAGGAAGGCGATCGCTATCAAGGGCAATTTGTGAGCGGTCAACCAAATGGCAAAGGGGAATTTATCTTTGGTGATGATAACCGTTATCAAGGAGAATTCCGCAATGGTCAGCCAAATGGGACAGGCTCATTTATTTTCACTAATGGCGATCGCTACCAAGGTCAATTTCGCAATGGTCAATTTCATGGTACGGGAGTATTTTCATACGCCAATGGCGATCGTTATCAAGGTCGGTTTGTCAATGGTCAAATTCTCGGTGGCGGCGTATTTACTAGTCAAGAGGGTACACGCTGCCAAGGAGAATTTTTTAATAATAATCTAGATGGTAGAGGCGTTTGTGTCGATAATAAAGGTAATCGTTATCGGGGTGAATTTCGTAATGCTTTACCTCATGGAAGGGGTAATATTGTGTTTGCGGATGGACGCAGTTTTACTGGACAGTTTCGTAATGGAGAACCGCTTCGCTAA